AGAATCGATTATAGGGAACATGTATTTTTGAGAAAAAGTCATTTAGGAATTAAATAAGTTCAAGTGGAAAAAATCAACTTGGGTTTAGGATGAGCGAGTATAAGAAGATCGATTAAGAACACTTTGCAAGGTTTATGAAAGGCGACAGAAGAACCCTAGTGGGGTTTAGTGATAAATTAAGTTGGCGTTTTAGAATGAATGTCTTTTATACCACTTGTAATACAATGGATAGTTGGatcacataaaatcataaaacagAGTGAAGAAGTAGAGAGGAAACCTTTGCAGCATAATCACATGACGATATACGGATTTCGATTACACTGAAGAAAGTTACATGTTTCTTTCTTGAAAAAAAATATCGACTGGGGTTGGGGGTGATAAATACAAAATATATCATAATGGCCTTTTTATAAACTTACAAAAAAGAATCCTAAAAACAATGAAAACTATCATGCGAACATAAAACTAGAATGTATCTTTCTTGGAAAAGCTATcttacacaatatatatatatatatatatatatatatatatatatatatatagggagtggttcaaatgagaaccaaaaaaggttaagaaccgtaagaacctctaacttttgatgtttataaagggtttatggtaaccctaaaccctttataaacaccctaaaccctaaaccctttataaacatctaaaattaGAGATTCTTaaggttcttaaccttttttggttctcatttgaacctttatatatatatatatatatatatatatatatatatatatatatatataatcaagcaAGGTAGGGCTTAAGAGCATCCTATCAATATCCATCAACAGGAAATGCAAAGAGAAATGACACTTCAGAAAACCAGTCTTGTAACTATAAAGAGAAGAAGAGACAAACTTGACACTCTAATATGTTGCAAAAAGAGTCTAGTCAAATCTTGAATTAAGGATTATGTAGCATTATTTCATGCGATGTGTAATGTAGAATTTCAAACATTACAATTGCAATATGATACTAACACATGATAAGAGTCTTGATATTACAAGGGTTGGAAGTGCTGACCTCAACACATCTCTTGACTTGTATTGGACATTAAAAATATCAAATCCGGAcatagaaaataataataatattatgtcGACGTCAAAGTCAAACTCCTAGCTCTTTGAAAGTAGGATCGATGTAACTGTAAACCTCAAACAAACATTAATAATAAACATCTCTAGTTCACTTGTAGACAAAGCACGATAACCTCTAGTTCTCTAACAAACATCTCAAACGAAATTTAATAATAAACATCTTTGAATGTAGTTATAACATCGATGTACTTGTAAACCTCAAACAAATTTCTTAAAGCAACCCCTTGTCCCTTGCCTATTTCTCAAAATATGACAATGTCTTCACCCTAGCTACCAATACAGACAATGAACTTTACTTTTATATGCAAGAAACTTATAGATTTTCTACCCATATTGTTATTCTGTACAAAAAAAGTTATTTATTACATATTGTTATTCTTGTTAAAAAGCGAAATTTTGTTGTTATTAATGGGTAATGAATTATAAGTATGCTACTATTATTGATACAGACATGCAAGTACATTGTTGTCATGGGTTATACATTGCTATTGCTATTAtcagtaaaaaaaattataagtatGCTGTTATTATGGGTAAAAGATGTATGTAAATTGGTCTTATGGGTAAAATAATGTACATTGTCTATTTGGTAAAAAATAGTGAGGCATGTTGCTATTTCTGCAATTTGCCCCAATCTGAAAACCAAAGCCAGAATAAGACACACATCCAAACACCACCTCTCTTTCTGGTTTGGATCAATCAGGATTCAGGAcaaccaaatttgtaaaaaaaaaaaaaaaaaaaagtggctTTATCAGAGGATTCGGATATTAAAACCAGAATCCATGGCAAGGTACAAACATGTTCACCAATTATTTCCAACAAAACAAAAGGTTTACAAAGATGTTCTAACATAATCCCAGAATTAAAATAGGGATAACAACCATCATTCTCCCTATAAATTTTAAAAGGAAAAAAGCACTTAGCTTTCAAGACTCTTGATGTTCTGGATTTGCTTCCCAGGGTTGAGCCCCTTAGGGCATGCACGAGCACAATTCAAAATTGTATGGCAGCGATACAACTTGAATTCATCATTTACTGCATCTAGACGCTCCTGTGTATATTCATCTCGACTATCCATGATCCACCTgattaaaatttaaaacaatcatTGCAACAGTTACATAATGTATCAATGGAACACCATATGCAAAAGATTGTGACAGAAGCTATATCAGCAAACATGTGGATCTGTTTTTGTTTTTTGCAGAAAGACAGCCAAAAAATCTTGGATTCTCCTAACTAGCTTAACATGATGATGATTTTGGATATGAAATTtgaaatcaaaatcattgatGGAGGTCCTGGGTGATTAAACACATCAGCAGCTTTCCCAGATTACTATACTATTCAGAAGTAAGCATGTGATTTACAAGAAATCCATATTAGGATTATCCAACTGAAAGAATCAGAAATGAAAATGGGATCTAAACTAAAACAATGAAGAAGAACACAAACTATCTAACATCATTACAACTGGAGTTTAAGTTTAAAGTAATTGGCAACTAACTAactgtatgcaaaagatatgaatagAGATGTGGAAGATTATACCGATTAGCGTGAAGAAGAGCAGCGGGGCCAAGGTAAGACTCAGGGTTCCACCAATAGCTAGGGCATGATGTGCTACAGCAGGCACACAATATGCATTCATACATCCCATCGAGCTTCGCCCTATCATCCTTGCTCTGATAAATCTCTTTCCCTACCCAACCAACCGGTGCCGGAGACTTTCTCTTCAACCACGGCTCAATACTCTTATATTGATTGTAGAAATTCGTCATATCCACCACCAGATCCTTAATCACAAACATATGCGGCAAAGGCGTAATCATCGTCGCATCTCCCGACGGAATCTTCGTCAAACAAGCAAGTCCGTTACATCCGTCGATGTTCATAGCACAGGAACCGCAGATTCCTTCACGGCACGACCGACGGAACGTCAAGGTAGGATCGATCTCGTTCTTGATCTTAATCAGTGCATCTAGGACCATAGGACCACACTCCTTAAGGTCGATCTGGTAGTTTTGGAGCTCTGGTTTTCCTGGATTGTCAGGATTCCATCGGTAGATTTGAAAGTTCTTGAGACTATGTGAAGATTGGGCGACTGGCTTCGCTTGTTGATTTTGAGGCTCCGATGCATGTGCTCTGGAGAGAAAAAGCTTCGCGGCCGGAGACGAATGAACCCTAGAGAGAGCTCGACGGACCAGACTGGTCGCCATTGTTGGGGGAAGATAGGTACAGAACACGATCAGGCTATACCTTCTACTTGGGTGGGCTGGTTTTTTAGATGGAGGTTTTTGTAATAAAGGTGGCACTCAAAGGGTATTATCGTAATTGAACAAGTGTCAGTAATCTGACGGCTGAAAGTCGATGTCGCAATTTTTGGCAGTGAACTTTacacaaaattttatattttagatTTGGGAAATTCATTTTTTAAAGAGAATAAGTAATTTTTTTaggtttttgaaaagaaaaaaattgcCATAATAGCCTtattttaaggtttttttttttataaaatattaaaaaaatgaaaaatacctaAAATAGCCTCAATTTTAGTAGGCCACATCCAAGAAAAAAACTGTGGCTTGcggtttttttgtttattttcgtAGATGTAGAAGCAAAAATTGTGGttatttaaaacattttttatttctGAGCTATTTTGTACAAAACTTAGAAAAAAaagattattataattattttctattttgaaaaatgataaatttctTTCAAATGCTttaaatttgtttatttattatttcttttcaAAGAAATGTCTATTTATGTTCAAAATCTTTATTTCGAATTTTGTAATATACTGCTAGACCATCTGTTATACTCATCACAAACCACACATTAGGGATGAGTATTTGGACGTGGACCAGACCGTTTTTTGGACCACCGGGCCGATTCTCGGGTCTAGGAATTGAGGGCGGTCCGGTCCAGTTTTTTTACCGGTCCAGTTCGGCCGGTTCTGGGTAAAAACCGGTCGGACCtgcttat
The genomic region above belongs to Lactuca sativa cultivar Salinas chromosome 4, Lsat_Salinas_v11, whole genome shotgun sequence and contains:
- the LOC111883051 gene encoding succinate dehydrogenase [ubiquinone] iron-sulfur subunit 2, mitochondrial → MATSLVRRALSRVHSSPAAKLFLSRAHASEPQNQQAKPVAQSSHSLKNFQIYRWNPDNPGKPELQNYQIDLKECGPMVLDALIKIKNEIDPTLTFRRSCREGICGSCAMNIDGCNGLACLTKIPSGDATMITPLPHMFVIKDLVVDMTNFYNQYKSIEPWLKRKSPAPVGWVGKEIYQSKDDRAKLDGMYECILCACCSTSCPSYWWNPESYLGPAALLHANRWIMDSRDEYTQERLDAVNDEFKLYRCHTILNCARACPKGLNPGKQIQNIKSLES